From Saccharothrix espanaensis DSM 44229, the proteins below share one genomic window:
- a CDS encoding ABC transporter substrate-binding protein produces MFRSRKLFAAVALAALSLTACGGGGSTDTGSSSPAAAEQGPRTITDATGAQLTVPAKPKNVVALAETDLDAAIALGVTPIGASKSRQGDSVAGYLASKVPGIKLVGEIVEPDLDAIAALDPKPDIILYGHFIEPDPAQIADLNAIAPTVVTSLVKDDWKASLKGVANALNLSAKADEVLKDHDKKVADTKGALGANATAEVSLVRWNPQGPTYLQKQHFASTVVGELGLKRPQAQQTDGTGPSDPVSLEKLDVLDADWLFLGTLNADGAGALKQAEANPTWTQLKAVQAKHVVTVDGVPWTSRGGPVAAGVVLDDIRKALGK; encoded by the coding sequence ATGTTCCGCAGTAGAAAGCTGTTCGCCGCCGTGGCGCTCGCCGCCCTGTCCCTCACCGCGTGCGGTGGCGGCGGCAGCACCGACACCGGTTCGTCGTCCCCGGCCGCCGCCGAACAGGGCCCGCGCACCATCACCGACGCGACCGGCGCTCAGCTCACCGTGCCGGCCAAGCCGAAGAACGTGGTCGCGCTCGCCGAGACCGACCTCGACGCGGCCATCGCGCTCGGCGTCACGCCGATCGGCGCGAGCAAGTCCCGCCAGGGCGACAGCGTCGCGGGCTACCTCGCGAGCAAGGTGCCGGGCATCAAGCTGGTCGGCGAGATCGTGGAGCCGGACCTGGACGCGATCGCGGCGCTGGACCCGAAGCCGGACATCATCCTCTACGGCCACTTCATCGAGCCGGACCCGGCGCAGATCGCCGACCTGAACGCCATCGCGCCGACCGTCGTCACCAGCCTGGTGAAGGACGACTGGAAGGCCAGCCTCAAGGGCGTCGCGAACGCGCTGAACCTCTCGGCCAAGGCCGACGAGGTGCTCAAGGACCACGACAAGAAGGTGGCCGACACCAAGGGCGCGCTGGGCGCCAACGCCACCGCCGAGGTGAGCCTGGTCCGCTGGAACCCGCAGGGCCCGACCTACCTGCAGAAGCAGCACTTCGCCAGCACGGTGGTGGGCGAGCTCGGCCTCAAGCGCCCGCAGGCGCAGCAGACCGACGGCACCGGCCCGTCCGACCCGGTCAGCCTGGAGAAGCTCGACGTGCTCGACGCCGACTGGCTGTTCCTGGGCACGCTCAACGCCGACGGCGCGGGCGCGCTCAAGCAGGCCGAGGCCAACCCGACCTGGACCCAGCTCAAGGCCGTGCAGGCCAAGCACGTGGTGACCGTGGACGGCGTGCCGTGGACCTCGCGCGGCGGCCCCGTCGCGGCCGGCGTCGTGCTCGACGACATCCGCAAGGCGCTGGGCAAGTAA
- a CDS encoding condensation domain-containing protein: MTATLPLSAAQTSIWFGQQLDPANPVYNTADYVLVEGPVEPERMERAVRAAVAEAESLHARFALEGDEPRQRHEPRDWPFPVLDLSAEPDPPAAAEAWMRADVRTPVDLAEGPLFAQALLKLADDRWIWHQRVHHIAVDGYAFSLLARRVADLYTDGGGTAFGPFAKVLATEASYVDSGKPAVDGGFWRDYLADLPEPPGLVDRLAGIGDHTVRATAQVPAEALRALATQENVGWPDVVTAAVAGYLHRATGADEVVLGLPVMGRLGTPLLRVPSIVMNIVPLRIPVSSGDTLPALAREVAAQVKRTRPHQRYRHEQIRRDLSLVGGNRKLFGPVVNVMPFDNDLRFDGHRGRMRNLAAGPVEDLAVGVRDFSDGSGLSVELDGNPALYDERTLVRHRDRLLRLLDEGVRVSDRPIGRIPLADRVVPRREPLPPAPDVVDLIRRRAAERPDAIAVEQGDARLTYAELVAEADRLAGRLRERGAGPDVLVSLQSRRRPETIAALLGVLFAGAAYVPLDPDAPEERTRAVLEAANPPIRITDVISGRTQPVAGQARPGNLAYVVHTSGSTGRPNGVLVTREALAGFVRAAGERYGITAEDRVLQFAALHFDASVEEVFVTLCAGAALVLRSDEMTASIGGFLRACDESRVTFLDLPTAFWHEVAHAVDGGEELPRSVRAVVIGGEAALATRVAQWRATGVSLINTYGPTEATVVATAADLCA, encoded by the coding sequence ATGACCGCCACCCTGCCGCTGTCCGCGGCGCAGACCTCGATCTGGTTCGGCCAGCAGCTGGACCCGGCCAACCCGGTCTACAACACGGCCGACTACGTGCTGGTGGAGGGGCCGGTCGAGCCCGAGCGAATGGAACGCGCGGTGCGCGCGGCGGTCGCCGAGGCGGAGTCGCTGCACGCCCGGTTCGCGCTGGAGGGCGACGAGCCCCGGCAGCGCCACGAGCCGCGCGACTGGCCGTTCCCGGTGCTGGACCTCTCGGCCGAGCCGGACCCGCCGGCGGCGGCCGAGGCGTGGATGCGCGCGGACGTCCGGACCCCGGTCGACCTGGCCGAGGGGCCGCTGTTCGCGCAGGCGTTGCTGAAGCTGGCCGACGACCGCTGGATCTGGCACCAGCGCGTGCACCACATCGCGGTGGACGGCTACGCGTTCTCGCTGCTGGCCCGGCGGGTCGCCGACCTGTACACCGACGGCGGCGGCACCGCGTTCGGGCCGTTCGCGAAGGTGCTGGCGACCGAGGCGTCCTATGTGGACTCCGGGAAGCCGGCCGTGGACGGCGGGTTCTGGCGCGACTACCTGGCGGACCTCCCCGAGCCGCCCGGCCTGGTGGACCGGCTGGCGGGCATCGGCGACCACACCGTGCGGGCGACCGCGCAGGTGCCCGCCGAGGCGTTGCGCGCGTTGGCGACGCAGGAGAACGTCGGCTGGCCGGATGTCGTCACGGCGGCCGTGGCGGGCTACCTGCACCGGGCGACCGGCGCGGACGAGGTGGTGCTGGGCCTGCCGGTGATGGGCCGACTCGGCACGCCGCTGCTGCGGGTGCCCTCGATCGTGATGAACATCGTGCCGCTGCGCATCCCGGTCAGCTCGGGCGACACCCTGCCCGCGTTGGCCCGGGAGGTCGCCGCGCAGGTCAAGCGGACCAGGCCGCACCAGCGCTACCGGCACGAGCAGATCCGCCGCGACCTCTCGCTGGTCGGCGGCAACCGCAAGCTGTTCGGGCCCGTCGTCAACGTGATGCCGTTCGACAACGACCTGAGGTTCGACGGGCACCGGGGCCGGATGCGCAACCTGGCCGCCGGGCCGGTGGAGGACCTGGCGGTCGGCGTGCGGGACTTCTCCGACGGTTCCGGGCTCAGCGTGGAACTCGACGGCAACCCGGCGCTGTACGACGAGAGGACCTTGGTCCGACACCGTGACCGCCTGTTGCGCCTTCTGGACGAAGGAGTGCGCGTTTCTGATCGGCCGATCGGCCGAATCCCGCTGGCGGACCGGGTGGTCCCGCGCCGGGAGCCGCTGCCGCCCGCCCCGGACGTGGTGGACCTGATCCGGCGGCGGGCCGCCGAACGGCCCGACGCGATCGCCGTCGAGCAGGGTGACGCCCGGTTGACCTACGCCGAGCTGGTCGCCGAGGCCGACCGGCTGGCCGGGCGGCTCAGGGAGCGCGGCGCGGGCCCGGACGTGCTGGTGTCGTTGCAGTCGCGGCGGCGGCCGGAGACGATCGCCGCGCTGCTCGGCGTGCTGTTCGCGGGAGCGGCCTACGTGCCGCTGGACCCGGACGCGCCCGAGGAGCGGACCAGGGCTGTGCTGGAGGCGGCGAACCCGCCCATCCGCATCACCGACGTCATCAGTGGACGGACGCAACCCGTTGCGGGACAGGCGAGGCCGGGCAACCTCGCGTACGTGGTGCACACCTCGGGCTCGACCGGGCGGCCCAACGGCGTGCTGGTGACGCGGGAGGCGTTGGCGGGGTTCGTCCGGGCGGCGGGCGAGCGGTACGGCATCACGGCGGAGGACCGCGTTCTCCAGTTCGCCGCGCTGCACTTCGACGCGAGCGTGGAAGAAGTGTTCGTCACGCTGTGCGCGGGCGCGGCGCTGGTGTTGAGGAGTGACGAGATGACCGCGTCGATCGGCGGGTTCCTGCGGGCCTGTGATGAATCGCGCGTCACATTCCTCGATCTCCCGACGGCGTTCTGGCACGAGGTCGCGCACGCCGTGGACGGTGGGGAGGAGCTGCCGCGATCGGTGCGGGCGGTGGTCATCGGCGGCGAGGCCGCGCTGGCCACGAGGGTTGCGCAGTGGCGCGCGACCGGTGTTTCCTTGATCAACACCTACGGTCCGACCGAGGCGACGGTGGTGGCCACGGCCGCCGACCTCTGCGCGTGA
- a CDS encoding isochorismate synthase: MLAAETSSALPGLDTYREGGFFFASPTGVLVAEQAGAAHVAPLEPGEVVVGAVPFRPDVASRLTVPGAVRRGAPLHTVSFPDRPTPGGRWLDQRTDADAYTSGVQRALDLMADGALSKVVLARALDLTSAERIDVRQVLAALAARDPRGYTFATDLGGSTLIGTSPELLIRRTGPAVVSNPLAGSRPRSADPEQDGRNATELLASPKDLREHAFVVGAVADALAPFCRELIVPATPELLPTRTMWHLSTKVTGVLRDESTSALDLASALHPTPAVCGVPADTARNLIGELEPFDRGFYTGLVGWTDERGDGEWIVALRCGEVADRTLRLYAGAGVVPGSTPEAELAETSAKFRTFLGALGLKESA; this comes from the coding sequence GTGCTAGCCGCCGAAACATCCAGTGCCCTGCCGGGTCTCGACACCTACCGGGAGGGCGGGTTCTTCTTCGCCTCGCCGACCGGGGTCCTGGTCGCCGAACAGGCGGGTGCCGCGCACGTGGCGCCGCTGGAACCGGGCGAGGTGGTGGTGGGCGCGGTGCCGTTCCGCCCGGACGTGGCGTCCCGCCTGACCGTGCCGGGCGCGGTCCGCCGGGGCGCGCCGCTGCACACCGTGTCCTTCCCCGACCGCCCCACCCCCGGCGGCCGGTGGCTCGACCAGCGCACCGACGCCGACGCCTACACCTCCGGCGTCCAGCGGGCGCTGGACCTGATGGCCGACGGCGCGCTGAGCAAGGTCGTGCTGGCCCGCGCGCTCGACCTGACCTCCGCCGAGCGCATCGACGTGCGCCAGGTGCTGGCCGCGCTGGCCGCCCGCGACCCGCGCGGCTACACCTTCGCCACCGACCTGGGCGGCAGCACGTTGATCGGCACCAGCCCGGAGCTGCTGATCCGGCGCACCGGCCCCGCCGTGGTGTCCAACCCGCTGGCCGGCTCCCGCCCGCGCAGCGCCGACCCGGAGCAGGACGGGCGCAACGCCACCGAGCTGCTGGCCTCTCCCAAGGACCTCCGCGAGCACGCGTTCGTCGTCGGTGCGGTGGCCGACGCGCTGGCCCCGTTCTGCCGCGAGCTGATCGTGCCGGCCACGCCCGAACTGCTGCCCACCCGGACGATGTGGCACCTGTCGACCAAGGTGACCGGCGTGCTGCGGGACGAGTCGACCTCCGCGCTGGACCTGGCCTCCGCGCTGCACCCGACCCCCGCCGTGTGCGGGGTGCCGGCCGACACCGCGCGCAACCTGATCGGCGAGCTGGAGCCGTTCGACCGGGGGTTCTACACCGGGCTGGTCGGGTGGACCGACGAGCGCGGCGACGGCGAGTGGATCGTGGCGCTGCGCTGCGGCGAGGTCGCCGACCGCACGCTGCGGCTGTACGCGGGCGCGGGCGTGGTGCCCGGTTCCACGCCCGAGGCCGAGCTGGCGGAGACCAGCGCGAAGTTCCGGACCTTCCTGGGTGCGTTGGGACTGAAGGAGTCGGCGTGA
- a CDS encoding FecCD family ABC transporter permease encodes MLSRSAGLLLCLVALAGFAVLSIAVGARSVPLSTVFDALWSSEASYDTLVVAQQRVPRTVLGILVGAALGLAGALMQSLTRNPLADPGLLGVNSGAAAAVVTAISFFGLTSPLEYVWFAFFGAAAAALVVYGLGSSGRAGGPVRLALAGTAISAVLVAYTFAVQLADDKALDQFRFWIVGGLAGRDLDVLVRVGPMLALGVVIGLALARPLNVIALGDETGRALGANLGKVRLSAAAAITLLCGAATAAAGPFSFIGLTVPHIARSLVGADQRWVLPFSAVLAPCLLLGADVVGRVVLPPSELEAGLVTAFLGAPVFIALVRGRKVPQL; translated from the coding sequence GTGCTGAGCAGATCGGCCGGACTCCTGCTGTGCCTGGTCGCCCTCGCGGGGTTCGCGGTGCTCAGCATCGCGGTCGGCGCGCGGTCGGTGCCGCTCTCGACGGTGTTCGACGCCCTGTGGTCGTCGGAGGCCTCCTATGACACGCTGGTCGTTGCGCAGCAACGGGTTCCGCGCACCGTCCTGGGCATCCTGGTGGGTGCCGCGCTGGGCCTGGCGGGCGCGCTGATGCAGTCGCTGACCCGCAACCCGTTGGCGGACCCCGGTTTGCTGGGCGTCAACAGCGGCGCGGCGGCGGCCGTCGTGACCGCGATCAGCTTCTTCGGCCTGACCAGCCCGCTGGAGTACGTGTGGTTCGCGTTCTTCGGCGCCGCCGCCGCGGCCCTGGTGGTCTACGGGCTGGGCAGCTCCGGCCGGGCCGGCGGGCCGGTGCGGCTGGCGTTGGCGGGCACGGCGATCAGCGCGGTGCTCGTGGCCTACACGTTCGCCGTGCAGTTGGCCGACGACAAGGCGTTGGACCAGTTCCGGTTCTGGATCGTCGGCGGGCTCGCCGGGCGCGACCTCGACGTGCTGGTGCGGGTCGGGCCGATGCTCGCGCTGGGCGTGGTGATCGGGTTGGCGCTCGCGCGCCCGCTGAACGTGATCGCGCTGGGCGACGAGACCGGGCGCGCGCTGGGCGCGAACCTGGGCAAGGTGCGGCTGTCCGCCGCCGCCGCGATCACGTTGCTGTGCGGTGCCGCGACGGCCGCCGCCGGCCCGTTCTCGTTCATCGGTCTGACCGTTCCGCACATCGCGCGGTCCCTGGTCGGGGCCGACCAGCGCTGGGTGCTGCCGTTCTCGGCGGTGCTCGCGCCGTGCCTGCTGCTGGGCGCCGACGTGGTCGGGCGCGTGGTGCTGCCGCCGAGCGAGCTGGAAGCGGGCCTGGTGACGGCATTCCTCGGCGCGCCGGTCTTCATCGCGTTGGTGCGCGGGAGAAAGGTCCCCCAGCTGTGA
- a CDS encoding 2,3-dihydro-2,3-dihydroxybenzoate dehydrogenase, translating into MVDRGIAGRVALVTGAGQGIGAAVAAALAAEGALVADVDLKGATHQVDVSDVDGVDEVVDQVERTLGPISVLVNVAGVLRPGRVLETTDEDWRRTFAVNTDGVFHVSRAVARRMVPRREGAIVTVGSNASGVPRTDMAAYAASKAATTMFTRCLGLELAEHGIRCNVVSPGSTDTAMQRSLWTDDDSPSRVIAGDPATYRVGIPLGRIADPADIADAVLFLVSGQARHITMQNLYVDGGATLRA; encoded by the coding sequence ATGGTCGACAGGGGGATCGCGGGCAGGGTCGCCCTCGTGACCGGTGCCGGGCAGGGCATCGGCGCGGCGGTGGCGGCGGCGTTGGCGGCGGAGGGGGCGCTGGTCGCGGACGTCGACCTGAAAGGCGCCACGCACCAGGTCGACGTGTCCGATGTGGACGGTGTGGACGAGGTTGTGGACCAGGTGGAGCGCACACTCGGCCCGATCTCCGTCCTGGTGAACGTGGCGGGCGTGCTGCGCCCCGGCCGGGTCCTGGAGACCACCGACGAGGACTGGCGGCGGACGTTCGCGGTCAACACCGACGGCGTCTTCCACGTGTCCCGGGCGGTCGCCCGGCGGATGGTCCCCCGGCGGGAGGGCGCGATCGTCACGGTCGGCTCGAACGCCTCGGGCGTGCCGCGCACCGACATGGCCGCCTACGCCGCGTCCAAGGCCGCCACCACCATGTTCACCCGGTGCCTGGGCCTGGAACTGGCCGAGCACGGCATCCGCTGCAACGTCGTCTCACCCGGCTCGACCGACACCGCCATGCAGCGCTCGCTGTGGACCGACGACGACTCCCCGTCCCGGGTGATCGCGGGCGACCCCGCGACCTACCGGGTCGGCATCCCGCTGGGCCGCATCGCCGACCCGGCCGACATCGCCGACGCCGTGCTGTTCCTGGTCTCCGGCCAGGCCCGGCACATCACCATGCAGAACCTCTACGTGGACGGCGGCGCGACCCTCCGCGCCTGA
- a CDS encoding (2,3-dihydroxybenzoyl)adenylate synthase — MNDWTPWPEEFARRYREAGYWTGETFGDFLAARAEAFADRIAVVDGDRRWTYRELDERASAMAHGFLARGIEPGDRVVVQLPNVAEYTSVVFGLFRAGALPVFALPPHRSAEISAFCEITGAVAYVIADSSGGFDFRALASEVKEATALEHVFVLGDPGEHTALADVPAAGGDLPEVRSGDVAFLQLSGGSTGIPKLIPRTHDDYLYSVRESAVICELGEDTVYLVALPVAHNFPMSSPGILGVLHAGGRIVLAPAPSPDVVFPLIAREGVTSTGVVPPIALQWMNSPARAEHDLSSLRVIQVGGAKFVPEAARRVRAELGCALQQVFGMAEGLVNYTRFDDPDEVVVTSQGRPISPDDEIRIVDGDGAEVPPGEVGELLTRGPYTIRGYYRADAHNLVAFTPDGFYRTGDLVRRLPTGHLVVEGRAKDQINRGGEKIAAEEIENHLLAHPAVHDAAVVGIPDDYLGERTCAFVIATGEPPTGPALRAFLRGRGLAAYKIPDRIQLVDAFPHTGVGKTSRRDLRRALADTFRKAQ, encoded by the coding sequence GTGAACGACTGGACACCGTGGCCCGAGGAGTTCGCCCGCCGCTACCGCGAGGCCGGCTACTGGACCGGTGAGACCTTCGGCGACTTCCTCGCCGCGCGGGCCGAGGCGTTCGCCGACCGGATCGCCGTGGTCGACGGCGACCGGCGGTGGACCTACCGTGAGCTGGACGAGCGCGCCTCGGCCATGGCGCACGGGTTCCTGGCGCGCGGGATCGAGCCGGGCGACCGGGTCGTGGTGCAGCTGCCGAACGTCGCCGAGTACACCTCCGTGGTGTTCGGGCTGTTCCGCGCCGGCGCGCTGCCGGTGTTCGCGCTGCCGCCGCACCGGTCTGCCGAGATCTCGGCGTTCTGCGAGATCACCGGCGCGGTGGCGTACGTGATCGCCGATTCCTCCGGCGGCTTCGACTTCCGGGCGCTGGCGTCGGAGGTGAAGGAGGCGACGGCGCTGGAGCACGTGTTCGTGCTCGGCGACCCGGGCGAGCACACCGCGCTGGCCGACGTGCCGGCGGCGGGCGGCGACCTGCCCGAGGTGCGCTCCGGCGACGTGGCGTTCCTCCAGCTGTCCGGCGGCAGCACCGGTATCCCGAAGCTCATCCCGCGCACCCACGACGACTACCTCTACAGCGTGCGGGAGAGCGCGGTGATCTGCGAACTGGGGGAGGACACCGTCTACCTGGTCGCGCTGCCGGTCGCGCACAACTTCCCGATGTCCTCGCCCGGCATCCTCGGCGTCCTGCACGCCGGCGGCCGGATCGTGCTGGCGCCCGCGCCGAGCCCGGACGTGGTCTTCCCGCTGATCGCCCGGGAAGGCGTGACGTCGACGGGCGTCGTGCCGCCGATCGCGTTGCAGTGGATGAACTCCCCGGCCCGCGCCGAGCACGACCTGTCCAGCCTGCGGGTGATCCAGGTCGGCGGCGCGAAGTTCGTGCCGGAGGCCGCGCGCCGGGTCCGCGCCGAGCTGGGCTGCGCGTTGCAGCAGGTGTTCGGCATGGCCGAGGGCCTGGTGAACTACACGCGGTTCGACGACCCGGACGAGGTCGTGGTGACCAGCCAGGGCCGGCCGATCTCGCCGGACGACGAGATCCGGATCGTCGACGGCGACGGCGCGGAGGTCCCGCCCGGCGAGGTCGGCGAGCTGCTGACCCGCGGCCCGTACACGATCCGCGGCTACTACCGGGCCGACGCGCACAACCTGGTCGCCTTCACCCCGGACGGCTTCTACCGCACCGGCGACCTGGTGCGCCGCCTGCCGACCGGCCACCTGGTGGTCGAGGGCCGGGCCAAGGACCAGATCAACCGGGGCGGCGAGAAGATCGCCGCCGAGGAGATCGAGAACCACCTGCTCGCCCACCCCGCCGTGCACGACGCCGCGGTGGTCGGCATCCCGGACGACTACCTGGGCGAGCGGACGTGCGCGTTCGTCATCGCGACCGGCGAACCGCCGACCGGCCCGGCGCTGCGCGCGTTTCTGCGCGGCCGGGGCCTGGCCGCCTACAAGATCCCGGACCGCATCCAGCTCGTGGACGCGTTCCCGCACACCGGGGTCGGCAAGACCAGCCGTCGCGACCTGCGGCGGGCGCTGGCCGACACGTTCAGAAAGGCGCAGTGA
- a CDS encoding FecCD family ABC transporter permease, which produces MTALRPVRLLDGRISFRLHARTLWVCGLLLVVIAAGLVTAMMVGDYHVPLDDALRAVFGESTRMAELFVERRRLPRALTGVMVGIAMGVAGAVFQSLTRNPLGSPDIVGFGHGAATGAVVVLLLFGGGTTQTAIGAFAGGLVSAAAVYLLALKGGAHGYRLVLVGIGVSAILIAFNNYLVTRADLNDARAATVWIVGSLYERRWPEATLMAVGLLVLLPIVLALSRTLSALDIGDEGATSLGVRVERSRLALIVSAVGLTAVATACAGPVAFVSLVAPQVARRLTRSAGPGLLPAGLLGGALLLVSDIVAQRITSPGELPVGVVTGAVGGAYLGWLLLREWRAGRG; this is translated from the coding sequence GTGACGGCGCTGCGCCCGGTCCGGTTGCTGGACGGGCGGATCTCGTTCCGGCTGCACGCCCGCACGCTCTGGGTGTGCGGCCTGCTCCTGGTGGTGATCGCCGCGGGACTCGTGACGGCGATGATGGTCGGTGACTACCACGTGCCGTTGGACGACGCGTTGCGCGCGGTGTTCGGCGAGAGCACGCGGATGGCCGAGTTGTTCGTGGAACGCCGCCGGCTGCCGCGCGCGCTGACCGGTGTCATGGTCGGCATCGCGATGGGTGTGGCGGGCGCGGTGTTCCAGAGCCTGACCCGCAACCCGTTGGGCAGCCCGGACATCGTGGGTTTCGGGCACGGCGCGGCGACCGGCGCGGTGGTGGTGCTGCTGCTGTTCGGCGGCGGCACGACCCAGACGGCGATCGGCGCGTTCGCGGGCGGGCTGGTGTCGGCGGCGGCGGTGTACCTGTTGGCGCTCAAGGGAGGCGCGCACGGGTACCGGCTGGTGCTGGTCGGCATCGGGGTCAGCGCGATCCTCATCGCGTTCAACAACTACCTGGTGACGCGGGCCGACCTCAACGACGCGCGCGCCGCGACGGTGTGGATCGTCGGCAGCCTGTACGAGCGGCGTTGGCCGGAAGCCACCCTGATGGCGGTCGGTCTGCTGGTGCTGCTGCCGATCGTGCTGGCGCTGAGCCGCACGCTGTCGGCGCTGGACATCGGCGACGAGGGGGCGACCTCGCTCGGGGTCCGCGTCGAGCGGTCCCGGCTGGCGCTGATCGTCTCGGCGGTCGGCCTGACCGCCGTGGCGACGGCGTGCGCCGGGCCGGTGGCGTTCGTGTCGCTGGTCGCACCGCAGGTGGCCCGCAGGCTGACCCGGTCGGCCGGGCCCGGCCTGCTGCCCGCCGGACTGCTCGGCGGCGCGTTGCTGCTGGTCAGTGACATTGTCGCGCAACGGATCACGTCACCGGGCGAGCTCCCGGTGGGGGTGGTGACCGGCGCTGTCGGCGGGGCGTACCTGGGCTGGCTGCTGCTGCGCGAGTGGCGCGCCGGCCGCGGCTGA
- a CDS encoding isochorismatase family protein — protein MGLPTIEPYPMPTEADLPVNRVKWTCEPSRAVLLVHDMQNYFLRAFSPDASPVVELVRNIRALRDTCHALGVPVVYSAQPGGQSTEQRGLQLDMWGTGIGPDPVDAEIHAALEPGESDVRLTKWRYNAFHRTDLRSLLDTTGRDQLVVTGIYAHIGCLMTAADAFMQDIQAFFVADAVADFTPDDHHMAVRYAAGRCAVTTTTTRLITELNGAS, from the coding sequence ATGGGTCTGCCGACCATCGAGCCGTACCCGATGCCCACCGAGGCGGACCTGCCCGTCAACCGGGTGAAGTGGACCTGCGAGCCGTCCCGCGCGGTGCTGCTGGTCCACGACATGCAGAACTACTTCCTGCGCGCCTTCAGCCCGGACGCGTCGCCCGTGGTGGAGCTGGTGCGCAACATCCGCGCGCTGCGCGACACGTGCCACGCGCTGGGCGTGCCGGTGGTGTACTCCGCGCAGCCCGGCGGCCAGAGCACCGAACAGCGCGGCCTGCAACTGGACATGTGGGGCACCGGCATCGGCCCGGACCCGGTCGACGCGGAGATCCACGCCGCGCTGGAACCCGGCGAGTCCGACGTGCGCCTGACGAAGTGGCGCTACAACGCCTTCCACCGCACGGACCTGCGCTCCCTGCTCGACACCACCGGCCGCGACCAGCTGGTGGTGACCGGGATCTACGCCCACATCGGCTGCCTGATGACCGCGGCGGACGCGTTCATGCAGGACATCCAGGCGTTCTTCGTGGCGGACGCGGTAGCGGACTTCACGCCCGACGACCACCACATGGCGGTGCGCTACGCCGCCGGCCGCTGCGCCGTCACCACCACGACGACGCGGCTGATCACCGAACTGAACGGAGCGTCATGA
- a CDS encoding phosphopantetheine-binding protein: MTKDDVRDQIAAVLDIPATEIADDDNLLDHGLDSVRVMSLVESWRAGGASVAFVDLAETPTVEAWTELLSRSS; encoded by the coding sequence ATGACCAAGGACGACGTGCGCGACCAGATCGCCGCGGTGCTGGACATCCCGGCCACCGAGATCGCCGACGACGACAACCTCCTCGACCACGGCCTGGACTCGGTGCGCGTCATGTCCCTGGTCGAGTCGTGGCGGGCGGGCGGCGCGTCGGTCGCGTTCGTGGACTTGGCGGAAACGCCTACCGTGGAGGCGTGGACGGAGCTGTTGAGCCGTTCATCCTGA
- a CDS encoding HNH endonuclease signature motif containing protein: MGVDVRTNGRRGAWLMLAAGTGQKRYSNDGYDDAPAAHYSWDSEVDNAKLPQVGDVIVLWDKKGLLGASVIEKIVTGEGRKVQNRCPYCGMTSINLRKVKTPRYRCYECTRTFEEPDVEQLDVTTYRTHHEIAWVDLAGELTSDQLRELCKLPKSQQSIRELDYRRFERALRTAPGLPSLSPVEAALATELSGGHTTAVVRVRRGQGAFRSRLLNQYGDRCAFTGPTPRAALEAAHLNSFATDGKHHDQGGLLFRRDIHRLFDLGHLAVDPRELTIDVAATIADYPEYGRLHGEKLHVDLTTRQLGWIKKHWTMHRG; encoded by the coding sequence GTGGGGGTGGATGTGCGGACGAACGGACGGCGGGGCGCGTGGTTGATGCTCGCGGCCGGAACAGGGCAGAAGCGCTACAGCAACGACGGCTACGACGACGCCCCGGCCGCCCACTACAGCTGGGACAGCGAGGTCGACAACGCGAAGTTGCCGCAGGTCGGCGACGTGATCGTGCTGTGGGACAAGAAGGGGCTGCTGGGGGCCTCGGTGATCGAGAAGATCGTCACGGGCGAGGGCAGGAAGGTCCAGAACCGTTGCCCGTACTGCGGTATGACGAGCATCAACCTGCGTAAGGTCAAGACCCCGCGCTATCGGTGTTACGAGTGCACCCGGACGTTCGAGGAGCCGGATGTCGAACAGCTCGACGTCACCACCTACCGGACTCACCACGAGATCGCCTGGGTGGATCTCGCCGGGGAGCTGACCAGCGACCAGCTGCGCGAGTTGTGCAAGCTCCCGAAGTCGCAGCAGAGCATCCGCGAACTCGACTACCGGAGGTTCGAGCGGGCGCTGCGCACGGCCCCCGGCCTACCGTCGCTCTCCCCGGTCGAGGCGGCGCTGGCCACCGAGTTGAGCGGTGGTCACACCACGGCGGTCGTGCGCGTCCGGCGTGGGCAGGGAGCCTTCCGCAGCCGACTGCTGAACCAGTACGGCGACAGGTGCGCGTTCACCGGACCCACCCCGCGCGCCGCGCTCGAAGCCGCCCACCTGAACAGCTTCGCCACCGACGGCAAGCACCACGACCAAGGCGGCCTGCTGTTCCGTCGTGACATCCACCGCCTCTTCGACCTCGGCCACCTCGCCGTCGACCCGCGGGAACTGACCATCGACGTCGCCGCGACCATCGCCGACTACCCGGAATACGGCCGGCTGCACGGCGAGAAGCTCCACGTCGACCTCACCACGCGCCAACTCGGCTGGATCAAGAAACACTGGACCATGCACCGCGGGTAG